The DNA sequence GGCGACCTGGCGTCCGGTCGCGGACAGGACGCGCACGTCGAGGCCGAGGGTGTGCCGCAGCAGCTCCAGTACGGAGTCCGGGGCGGCCCGGTCGGAGAGGAGCCGCCGGTGGCGTTCGACCAGAGCGGCCAGGCCGGCGAGGCTGCCGGGGTCCCGGCGGTGCAGCCGGCGCAGGACGTGTTCGGTGATCGCGGCGAACGAGGTCTCCGGCCGTACGGCGATCAGCGGGAGCCCGTGGCGCCGGCAGGCACGCACGAGGTCGTGCGGGACGAGTCCGTGTTCGACCTCGCCGGCCGCGAGGGCCGTGACGCCCGCCCGGTGCAGGACGCGTACGAAGGACTCGGCGTCCCCGTCCCCCTGCCACCAGGCGAGCCCCGTGAGGACGAGCTCGCCGCCGGTGAGGAAGCGGCCGGGGTCGGCCAGGTCATTGGTCGCGACGGCGGAAATGGTGCGGTCGAGGGAGGTGTCGGTCTCGTCGGTGGCATGGCCCACGAGCAGGAGCAGTCCGAGCTCGGTGGCGTCCAGGAGTTCACGTAGCCGCATGATCGCCACTTTCGCACGGAGCGGGGTGTGCGGGAGAGGGATCGGTGCAGCTCACCGGGGTGCGGCCGTGCGAAAGCACGCTCGTCCACAGCCGTTGGAGGAGCCGGTTCTGAGCGATCGGTGACTGCCTCGCCCCGTGGGGTGCGGGATCTACTTCTGCGCATGCGGCCGACGACGACTTCCGGCCACAGGGAAGGAGTTGCGTGACCATGCGCGTGAACCTCACGGTCAACGGCCGTACGAGAGAAGCGGATGACGTCCGGGAGGTGGTGACGGTCGAGGGACTGGCCGCCCACGCCGGGCAGCGTGTCGCGTACGGGGGTCGCGACACCGGCACGGTCGTGGGTGAGAACGGGAGCGGCAGCGGCAGCTGCACGGGCTACGAGAAGATCCCGGACGCGGTCCGGCCGGCCGCCGCCCGCCGGGCACGCCGGGAACACGAAGGACTCCAGGAAAGGGCGGTCTGATCATGACCGGCACCACCACCGGCATTCCCACCGAGGTCACCCAGGGCACCCGTACCAAGGGCGGCATCGGAGAGTCGACGCTGCGCCCGGACGGCACCCTGAAGGTGACCGGCGAGTTCGCGTACTCCTCGGACATGTGGCACGAGGACATGCTGTGGGGCCAGGCCCTGCGGTCCACGGTCGCGCACGCCGAGATCCTGTCCATCGACGTCTCCGAGGCCCTGACCCTGCCCGGCGTGTACGCGGTCATGACCTACGAGGACCTGCCGACCCCGGTGAAGTACTACGGGATGGAGTTCCAGGACACTCCGGTCCTGGCGCACGGCAAGGTCCGCCACCACGGCGAGCCGGTCGCCCTGGTGGCCGCCGACCACCCGGAGACCGCCCGCCGCGCCGCCGCGAAGATCAAGATCGAGTACCGGGAGCTGCCGCTCGTCACGGACGAGGCCTCGGCGACCGCGCCCGATGCCGTCCTCGTCCACGAGAACCGGGACGACCACCACTCCGGCCACGTCCCGCACCCGAACATCGTGCACCGCCAGCCCATCCTCCGCGGAGACGCGGCGGCGGCCCGGGAGCGCGCCGACGTCATCGTCACCGGCGAGTACACCTTCGGCATGCAGGACCAGGCCTTCCTCGGCCCCGAGTCCGGACTGGCCGTGCCCTGCGAGGACGGGGGAGTCGACCTGTACGTGGCCACCCAGTGGCTGCACTCGGACCTCAAGCAGATCGCCCCGGTCCTCGGCCTGCCCGAGGAGAAGGTCCGGATGACCATGGCCGGCGTCGGCGGCGCCTTCGGCGGCCGCGAGGACATCTCGATGCAGATCACCGCCAGTGTGCTCGCGCTGCGCACGGGCAAGCCGGTGAAGATGGTCTACAACCGCTTCGAGTCCTTCTTCGGGCACGTGCACCGCCACCCGGCGAAGCTGTACTACGAGCACGGCGCCACCCGCGACGGCAAGCTCACGCACATGAAGTGCAAGATCGTGCTCGACGGCGGGGCCTACGCCTCGTCCACTGCCTCGGTCGTCGGGAACGCGGCCTCCCTCTCGGTCGGCCCGTACGTCATCGACGACGTGGACATCGAGGCGGTCGGCCTCTACACGAACAACCCGCCGTGCGGCGCGATGCGCGGTTTCGGCGCCGTCCAGGCCTGCTTCGCGTACGAGGCCCAGATGGACAAGCTCGCGGCGAAACTGGGCATGGACCCGGTGGAGTTCCGCCGGCTCAACGCCATGGAGCAGGGCACGGTCATGCCCACCGGGCAGGTCGTGGAGGGCCCGGCCCCGGTCGCCGAACTGCTGCGCCGGGTCAAGGCCCGTCCGCTTCCGCCCGAGCGTCAGTGGGAGAGCGCCGACGGCGCGGCCGACGTGCGCGCGCTGCCGGGCGGTCTGTCGAACACCACGCACGGCGAGGGGGTCGTCCGGGGCGTCGGCTACGCCGTCGGCATCAAGAACGTCGGCTTCTCCGAGGGCTTCGACGACTACTCCACGGCCAAGGTGCGCCTGGAGGTCATCAACGGCGAGGCCGTCGCCCTGGTCCACACGGCCATGGCGGAGGTCGGCCAGGGCGGGATCACCATCCACGCGCAGATCGCCCGTACCGAACTCGGTGTCCAGCAGGTCACCATCCACCCCGCCGACACACAGGTGGGCTCGGCCGGTTCGACTTCGGCGGGCCGCCAGACGTACATGACCGGCGGATCCATCAAGAACTCCTGCGGGCTCGTCCGGGAGAAGGTCCTGGAGCTGGGACGGCGCAAGTTCGGCGCCGAGCACGCGGGGTGGGCCGGCGCCGGACTCCTCCTGGAGGACGGGAAGGTGATCACCGACGGGGGAGAGGTGCTCGCCGCCCTCGTGGACGTCCTGGAGGACGAGGTCGTGGAGATCGAGGCGGAGTGGCGCCACCGGCCCACCGAAGCCTTCGACCTGAGGACCGGTCAGGGCGACGGCCACGTCCAGTACTCCTTCGCCGCGCACCGCGCGGTCGTGGAGGTGGACACCGAGCTCGGACTCGTCAAGGTCGTGGAGCTGGCCACCGCCCAGGACGTGGGCAAGGCCCTCAACCCGCTGTCCGTGGTCGGCCAGATCCAGGGCGGCACCGTCCAGGGCCTGGGCGTCGCGATCATGGAGGAGATCATCGTGGACCCGAAGACGGCGAAGGTGAAGAACCCCTCCTT is a window from the Streptomyces sp. NBC_01244 genome containing:
- a CDS encoding xanthine dehydrogenase family protein molybdopterin-binding subunit; the encoded protein is MTGTTTGIPTEVTQGTRTKGGIGESTLRPDGTLKVTGEFAYSSDMWHEDMLWGQALRSTVAHAEILSIDVSEALTLPGVYAVMTYEDLPTPVKYYGMEFQDTPVLAHGKVRHHGEPVALVAADHPETARRAAAKIKIEYRELPLVTDEASATAPDAVLVHENRDDHHSGHVPHPNIVHRQPILRGDAAAARERADVIVTGEYTFGMQDQAFLGPESGLAVPCEDGGVDLYVATQWLHSDLKQIAPVLGLPEEKVRMTMAGVGGAFGGREDISMQITASVLALRTGKPVKMVYNRFESFFGHVHRHPAKLYYEHGATRDGKLTHMKCKIVLDGGAYASSTASVVGNAASLSVGPYVIDDVDIEAVGLYTNNPPCGAMRGFGAVQACFAYEAQMDKLAAKLGMDPVEFRRLNAMEQGTVMPTGQVVEGPAPVAELLRRVKARPLPPERQWESADGAADVRALPGGLSNTTHGEGVVRGVGYAVGIKNVGFSEGFDDYSTAKVRLEVINGEAVALVHTAMAEVGQGGITIHAQIARTELGVQQVTIHPADTQVGSAGSTSAGRQTYMTGGSIKNSCGLVREKVLELGRRKFGAEHAGWAGAGLLLEDGKVITDGGEVLAALVDVLEDEVVEIEAEWRHRPTEAFDLRTGQGDGHVQYSFAAHRAVVEVDTELGLVKVVELATAQDVGKALNPLSVVGQIQGGTVQGLGVAIMEEIIVDPKTAKVKNPSFTDYLLPTILDTPTLPVDYLELGDPHSPYGVRGIGEAPTLSSTPAVLAAIRAATGLELNKTPVRPEHLTGS